A part of Entelurus aequoreus isolate RoL-2023_Sb linkage group LG03, RoL_Eaeq_v1.1, whole genome shotgun sequence genomic DNA contains:
- the LOC133645673 gene encoding uncharacterized protein LOC133645673: MSVSPGEESVKLELASARLDNPCTHSNSLRIIHNSHNVFSVVSVSEVDMHSTEVANYDMSSLLQHQANNRKIPVISIPRYGRNYLKCTTHNKRNIVNIATTDDLNKNSSKQPNTYNMGFLNIRSLSPKALLVNEVIRDNNLNVIGLSETWLKPDTFFALNEASPPNYTNAHVARPLKRGGGVALIYNENLNLTPNLNNKYKSFEVLTMRSVTPLPLDLAVIYRPPGLYSDFISEFSEFVADLVTHADNIIIMGDFNIHMNTPSDPQCVALQTIIDSCGLTQIIHEPMHRNGNTIDLVLVRGVTTSKVMILPYTKVMSDHYLIKFEVLTHCQQANNNNNCYSGRNLMLPQR, translated from the coding sequence atgtctgttagtccgggtgaggagtcagttaagctagaactagccagcgccaggctggataatccatgtacgcatagcaattctcttagaataatacacaattcacataatgttttttctgttgtgtctgtgtcagaggtggacatgcattctactgaggtggcaaattatgatatgtccagtctattgcagcaccaagcaaacaatcggaaaattcccgtcatatcaattcctagatatggtcgaaactatttaaagtgcactacgcataataaacgcaacattgttaatattgccactacggatgatcttaacaaaaactcgtcaaaacagcccaatacctataatatgggctttttaaacataagatcattgtctcccaaggcgttattagttaatgaggtcattagagacaacaatcttaacgtcattggtcttagcgaaacctggctcaaaccagacacattttttgcgctcaatgaggcatctcctcctaactatacgaatgcgcatgttgcccgtcctcttaaaaggggagggggtgtcgcactaatatacaatgaaaatttaaaccttacccctaacctaaataataaatataaatcgtttgaggtgcttactatgaggtctgtcacaccgctacctctcgacctggctgttatctaccgcccccctgggctctattcggactttatcagtgaattctcagagttcgttgctgatctagtgacgcacgccgacaatataatcataatgggggactttaatatccatatgaataccccatcggaccctcagtgcgtggcgctccaaaccataattgatagctgtggtcttacacaaataatacatgaacccatgcatcgcaacggtaatacaatagatctagtgcttgtcaggggtgtcaccacctccaaagttatgatacttccatatactaaagtaatgtccgatcattaccttataaaatttgaagttttgactcattgtcaacaagctaataataataataactgctatagcggccgcaacttaatgctgccacaacgatga